Within Paenibacillus sp. RUD330, the genomic segment GATCACATCCTCATTCCGGTCATTCCAGCCAAAGGGATTCCATTGACAAGCGGAGATGTCTCCGCTTAACATGAAAAGGAGAGCTCTCCGTTTAATGTTTCCTTTCCATCATAACCAACGAAAGAGGTGCAGTAAACATGCAGCAGCCATCCTCAGCCGCCGCGCTTCTGGTCATGGACATGCAGAACGGCATCGTGTCGCGCTTCGCCGGCCGGCCGGAAGTGCTGGAGCCTTTTCAGCTGGCGATAGCGGCGGCCCGCAGCCATGGGATTCCGGTTATTTTCGTCCGGCTCGCCTTCCGCAGCGGAACGCCGGAGATCGATTTGCGCAACAAGCGCTTTTCGGCCTTCGCGGGTGCGGACCATCTGGGCGAAGCCGATCCGTTCTCGCAGATCCACGAATCGGTCCAGCCTCTGCCGGGCGAGGCGGTCGTCACCAAGCATCGCGTGAGCGCCTTCGCCGGAAG encodes:
- a CDS encoding isochorismatase family cysteine hydrolase, translated to MQQPSSAAALLVMDMQNGIVSRFAGRPEVLEPFQLAIAAARSHGIPVIFVRLAFRSGTPEIDLRNKRFSAFAGADHLGEADPFSQIHESVQPLPGEAVVTKHRVSAFAGSSLEVILRSRGIDTLVLSGIATGGVVLSTLREASDMDFGLKVLSDATLDGDPEVHRVLLEKVFPKQADVMTVSEWEQSLRQ